The following proteins are co-located in the Mus caroli chromosome 7, CAROLI_EIJ_v1.1, whole genome shotgun sequence genome:
- the Rinl gene encoding ras and Rab interactor-like protein, whose translation MRLAQPDMVSAAPTEVDRLVWPLADGADKSPLGVLSTTEPLLRLQRTQRVWEVPELDAQHAKAFLELWPLGSFLVIGHDPGQVLMLKAGPSSGDINTYQIQRFPGGVSLESSNLCMPDCPHLLAFLSASRDVLPRTLILPMPTVGAGDNHSDPHRLGCIQVDTSGRVLSVVNQLYLETHGGWGTETPQQTEPETGQKYSLAPRKPTPHRVSWVEDPLRPEAHHTGQEVHHPGADPHSLGSEVHFSCPALEEEEVNNDCYKDEEEGCEDMLTAHIRALARARSSYVAGQYRCLRARLISDSGNPYRPGDPATELLQDVRQLLTDLQNYLAKDPDVRAVFGNRGPSIPREEDLGPAVEVALCRAVLEPLKPALWTKLRTLRAQELRRLRRRQIALRVGAGPEGQSPALRNRIHARLAHLHAACAPRRKVALLLAVCSDVYAGLGGGENKEPLGADAFLPALTEELIWSPHIGETQLDVEFLMELLDPGELRGEAGYYLTTWFGALYHIAHYQPDTGRAPQGLSSEARASLRQWHRRRTLHQQAQPTAQANQPIEEPWAIGDP comes from the exons ATGAGGCTAGCCCAGCCGGACATGGTGTCTGCAGCCCCTACTGAAGTGGACAG GCTGGTTTGGCCATTAGCGGATGGAGCAGACAAGAGCCCACTAGGGGTCCTCAGCACCACAGAGCCACTTCTTCGactgcagaggacacagagagtgTGGGAGGTCCCCGAGCTGGATGCTCAGCATGCCAAGGCCTTTCTAGAGCTGTGGCCACTGGGG AGCTTCCTGGTCATCGGACATGACCCTGGCCAGGTCCTGATGTTGAAGGCAGGACCTTCGTCAGGAGATATCAACACATATCAGATTCAGAGGTTTCCTGGAG GTGTGTCCCTGGAATCCTCCAATCTCTGCATGCCCGACTGTCCCCATCTCCTGGCCTTTCTGTCAGCCAGCAG GGACGTTTTGCCAAGGACCCTGATCTTGCCCATGCCTACTGTGGGGGCTGGAGATAATCACTCAG ATCCCCATCGGCTTGGCTGCATCCAGGTGGACACCTCCGGGAGGGTGCTGTCTGTAGTGAACCAGCTCTACCTGGAGACACATGGAGGCTGGGGAACAGAGACTCCACAGCAAACAGAGCCAGAGACTGGCCAGAAATACAGTCTAG CCCCCAGGAAGCCCACCCCACACCGGGTCTCCTGGGTGGAAGACCCTTTGAGACCGGAAGCTCACCATACTGGACAGGAAGTGCATCATCCTGGAGCAGACCCTCACTCCCTTGGGTCGGAAGTGCACTTTTCCTGTCCTGCtctagaagaggaggaagtgaacAACGACTGCTacaaagatgaagaggaaggcTGCGAGGATATGCTCACTGCCCACATCCGTGCTCTGGCCAGGGCCCGGAGCAGCTATGTAGCCGGGCAGTACCGATGCCTTCGGGCACGCCTCATCTCAGATTCTGGAAATCCCTACCGCCCAGGGGACCCGGCCACAGAGCTGCTTCAGGATGTGCGCCAGCTCCTCACTGACCTCCAGAATTACCTGGCAAAAGACCCCGACGTCAGAGCTGTCTTTGGGAACAGGGGACCTAGCATCCCTCGGGAAGAAGATCTTG GCCCCGCTGTGGAGGTGGCCCTGTGTCGAGCGGTTTTAGAGCCCCTGAAGCCCGCCCTGTGGACCAAACTCCGAACTCTCAGAGCCCAGGAACTACGACGACTGCGCAGGCGCCAAATAGCCTTGAGGGTAGGAGCGGGGCCTGAGGGACAGAGCCCGGCCTTGCGGAACCGTATCCACGCACGCCTCGCTCACTTGCATGCGGCGTGTGCCCCGCGCCGCAAGGTGGCGCTGTTGCTGGCGGTGTGCAGCGACGTCTACGCGGGCCTGGGCGGTGGCGAGAATAAAG AGCCCCTAGGGGCCGACGCCTTTTTACCTGCCCTGACCGAGGAGCTGATCTGGAGTCCACATATTGGGGAAACACAGCTGGATGTGGAGTTTCTTATGGAGCTCTTGGATCCAGGGGAGTTGCGAGGAGAAG CTGGGTATTATCTGACCACGTGGTTTGGGGCTCTCTACCACATTGCTCACTACCAGCCAGACACTGGCCGTGCACCCCAGGGGCTCAGCTCCGAAGCCCGGGCCTCCCTGCGCCAGTGGCATCGAAGACGGACACTGCACCAGCAAGCCCAGCCCACAGCCCAG GCCAACCAGCCTATTGAGGAGCCATGGGCAATAGGGGACCCATGA